The following coding sequences lie in one Verrucomicrobiota bacterium genomic window:
- a CDS encoding FAD-binding oxidoreductase, with the protein MIGFRMILQTRSVEDLQQAVASAHASGERIASVHLHAMNRLVDHVPEDMTATVEAGMTLTEFQARLAPRGQWLPVDPPDADRLSIGDLLSANASGPRRFGYGTVRDYLIGMKVVLADGRVIKSGGKVVKNVAGYDLCKLFIGSRGAFGVIVEATFKLRPLPEAEQFVQAGFDSLQNAGAFVQAVLESNLVPVVLDLHNISTNSQTDPSPRPSPLGGERVDEEAPGMLSATDGPRSNASRSDASRSHALTVVLGFAGVREDVEYQLAKAAELGARSPSNLDHEIRFWNSGSATPPRRLSVLPSELAQAIRRLGEVSFVARAGNGLVCYVGGPEEPRTETPGKLLRRVKDTFDPKHIFPDLPL; encoded by the coding sequence ATGATCGGCTTCAGAATGATTCTGCAAACGCGGTCCGTTGAGGATTTACAGCAAGCGGTCGCCTCCGCCCATGCCAGCGGCGAACGAATCGCTTCGGTGCATCTCCACGCGATGAATCGCCTCGTGGATCACGTGCCGGAAGACATGACGGCCACCGTGGAAGCCGGGATGACGCTGACGGAATTTCAGGCTCGGCTAGCCCCGCGCGGCCAATGGCTGCCTGTTGATCCGCCCGATGCGGACCGCCTTTCCATCGGCGATCTCTTGTCCGCCAATGCCAGCGGGCCGCGCCGGTTTGGCTATGGCACGGTGCGGGATTATCTGATCGGCATGAAGGTGGTCCTGGCGGATGGGCGCGTCATCAAGTCGGGAGGCAAGGTCGTCAAGAACGTGGCCGGCTATGATCTCTGCAAATTGTTCATCGGGAGTCGCGGCGCCTTCGGCGTGATCGTGGAAGCGACCTTCAAACTCCGGCCGCTGCCCGAAGCGGAACAATTCGTTCAGGCCGGCTTCGACTCACTGCAAAACGCTGGGGCCTTTGTTCAAGCAGTTCTCGAAAGCAACCTGGTCCCTGTGGTCCTTGATCTCCACAACATCTCCACTAACAGCCAAACGGACCCCTCACCTCGTCCCTCACCCCTCGGAGGGGAGAGGGTGGATGAAGAGGCTCCAGGGATGCTATCGGCCACGGACGGTCCACGCTCTAACGCCTCACGCTCCGACGCTTCACGCTCCCACGCTCTGACGGTCGTGCTCGGCTTTGCCGGCGTGCGGGAGGATGTCGAGTATCAACTGGCGAAAGCAGCCGAACTCGGCGCGCGAAGCCCGTCCAATCTGGACCACGAGATTCGGTTCTGGAATTCCGGATCAGCCACGCCGCCGCGGCGACTCTCGGTTCTGCCTTCGGAACTGGCCCAAGCGATTCGGAGATTGGGTGAAGTTTCGTTCGTCGCCCGGGCCGGGAACGGGCTGGTGTGCTACGTCGGCGGACCGGAGGAACCCAGAACGGAGACGCCGGGAAAGCTCCTTCGCCGCGTCAAAGATACTTTCGATCCCAAACACATTTTTCCTGACCTGCCTTTGTGA